A single window of Gopherus evgoodei ecotype Sinaloan lineage unplaced genomic scaffold, rGopEvg1_v1.p scaffold_69_arrow_ctg1, whole genome shotgun sequence DNA harbors:
- the LOC115643734 gene encoding zinc finger protein 501-like produces MVGKREEQNFQQENVEQVDKHRAFLQRLKRNVSSSHEQGNSCEIQHKPEREQGNQPGKRVGKFIFCRETRKSIKETTTQQEILMEKRKNTCCECGKTFPHRSGFSKHQRIHTRKRPYECCECGRSFTQRSTLSRHERIHTGERPYECRECGKTFPYKSSLVDHKRIHTGERPFECHECGKTFTRRSDLSKHQRIHTGKRPYECHECGKSFTEGSALSQHQRIHIGERPFECRDCGKTFTHRSALSQHQRIHTGERPYECRECGKTFPHRSSLSVHRRIHTGKRPYKCCECGKSYIERSGLSRHQRIHTGDRPFECSECGKSFITSSHLTGHRRIHTGERPYVCRECGKSFTRSSSLNNHQRIHTGHQRIHTGMRPNGSSECGKTLSCH; encoded by the exons ATGGTAGgtaagagagaggagcagaatttTCAGCAGGAAAATGTCGAGCAAGTGGATAAACACAGAGCATTTTTGCAAAGATTGAAAAGGAATGTATCCAGCAGTCATGAGCAGGGAAACTCCTGTGAGATTCAGCACAAAccggaaagagagcagggaaaccagccaGGGAAGAGAGTAGGTAAATTTATTTTCTGTCGAGAAACTCGGAAGAGCATCAAGGAAACCACAACACAGCAGGAAATCCTCatggaaaagaggaaaaatacatgctgtgagtgtgggaaaaccttcccTCACAGATCAGGcttttctaaacatcagagaatccacacaaggaagaggccctatgaatgctgtgagtgtgggagaaGCTTCACTCAAAGATCAACCCTTTCTCGACATGAGAGAattcacacaggggagaggccctatgaatgccgtgagtgtgggaaaactttcCCTTACAAATCAAGTCTTGTTGATCATAAAAGAATCCACACAGGCGAGAGGCCCTTtgaatgccatgagtgtgggaaaactttcaCTCGCAGATCagacctttctaaacatcagagaatccacacagggaagaGGCCCTATGagtgccatgagtgtgggaaaagcttcactgaaGGATCAgccctttctcaacatcagagaatccacatagGGGAGAGGCCCTTTGAATGCCGTgactgtgggaaaaccttcactcacagatcagccctttctcaacatcagagaatccacacaggggagaggccctatgaatgccgtgaatGTGGGAAAACCTTCCCTCACAGATCATCCCTTTCTGTtcatcggagaatccacacagggaagaggccctataaatgctgtgagtgtgggaaaagctacaTTGAGAGATCAGGCCTTtctagacatcagagaatccacacaggggacagGCCctttgaatgcagtgagtgtgggaaaagcttcattacCAGCTCTCACCTTACTGGGcatcggagaatccacacgggagagaggcCCTATGTATGCcgggagtgtgggaaaagcttcactcgcAGCTCAAGCCTTAATaaccatcagagaatccacacagg acatcagagaatccacacaggtatGAGACCCAATGgaagcagtgagtgtgggaaaaccttgtcTTGCCACTGA